From the genome of Amycolatopsis camponoti:
GGCAGCAACTGGTGCTCACGCTGGCCCGAGCCGACGAGGTTGCTCAGCCGCAAGGTCAGCCAGCCGGCCCCGCTGGCCGCCAGCACCGTTTCCAGCGCCAGCTTGTGGCGGCCGTACGCCGAGGTGGGGAACACCGGCCCGGTCTCGGTGCCCGGTGAGGGCGTCCCGTACAGAACCGGCGACGCCGTCGAAAAGAACAACGCCAGCCGGCCGCGGTCCCGGCACTCGAGTGCGACGCGGTACAGCAGCTCGGCTTCGCGGTCGAATTCGGCCGCCGAGTCCACGATCGTGCTCGACACGCCGGCCGCGATCGCCGTCACGCCCGGGTGCCGGTCGCCGAAGTGCGCACGCACGTGCGTGGCCAGGAAACCGCCGCCGATCACCTGCA
Proteins encoded in this window:
- a CDS encoding NAD-dependent epimerase/dehydratase family protein translates to MQVIGGGFLATHVRAHFGDRHPGVTAIAAGVSSTIVDSAAEFDREAELLYRVALECRDRGRLALFFSTASPVLYGTPSPGTETGPVFPTSAYGRHKLALETVLAASGAGWLTLRLSNLVGSGQREHQLLPALIAQVRSGSVLVRRGVSRDLVDVRHVLAALDGLLRAGVRDTVVNVASGVPVPVESIIAGIETRLGTTAVKRVVHRPASTPVVSLDRLRRLVPEVGTFGFGPGYLSTLLDRYVPAGEPALPR